One genomic region from Nostoc sp. C052 encodes:
- a CDS encoding Na+/H+ antiporter, with protein sequence MALDSTTSEVVIAGQLKQFLVVLSVSLGVATLPQIFSWLRRIPYTLLLVIVGLGLAFVNVRLVNLSPEFILMIFLPPLLFEAAWNLKWSDLKRDLFPICLYAVVGVIISIAGVAIGLHQFAGLELSIALLVGASLSATDPVSVTALFRELGASKRLRTLMEGESLFNDGMAVVAFGLLVALPLGNAKLDLQSALLEFFQVVGIGISVGGLIGFGISYLTQRFDLPLVEQSLTLVSAYSTYLITEYLGGSGVIGVVTTALILGNFGSRIGMNPRTRIIVTEFWEFLAFFVNSIVFLLIGDQIRFAVLGDNLKSIAVTIVAMIVARAVSIYALSNLSNWLAKSEIPLSEQTVLTWGGLRGSVSIALALSVPAILPQREEIIATVFGVVLFTLLVQGLTIQPLLEKLQLLGSQPLRQQYTEAIARQVALQRALEYLETAPNRPGIEPEFYRYQKTLLSGEITFLQEEIAKLLDEYPNLQEFSTEELRGELLAIEADTYAEFVRAGKLNKELSPFLQTNYDRADGKE encoded by the coding sequence ATGGCATTAGATTCTACCACGAGTGAAGTTGTAATTGCAGGACAACTCAAGCAATTTCTAGTAGTATTATCTGTCTCATTGGGTGTAGCAACACTACCGCAAATTTTTAGTTGGTTGCGCCGCATTCCTTATACACTATTACTAGTCATAGTGGGATTAGGATTAGCATTCGTGAATGTGCGATTGGTTAATCTCTCTCCTGAATTTATTCTGATGATTTTCTTACCGCCACTGCTGTTTGAAGCTGCTTGGAATTTGAAATGGTCAGACTTAAAGCGGGATTTGTTCCCTATTTGTCTGTATGCAGTAGTTGGGGTGATAATTTCTATTGCCGGAGTAGCAATTGGTCTTCATCAATTCGCTGGACTTGAACTTAGCATTGCTCTATTAGTTGGAGCTAGTCTATCAGCAACCGATCCGGTTTCGGTAACGGCTCTATTTCGGGAACTAGGAGCAAGCAAACGTCTAAGAACGCTGATGGAAGGAGAAAGTTTATTTAATGATGGTATGGCCGTTGTGGCTTTTGGCTTATTAGTTGCTCTGCCGTTAGGTAATGCCAAACTTGATTTACAGTCTGCTTTATTAGAATTTTTTCAAGTAGTAGGCATTGGTATCAGCGTTGGAGGACTAATTGGGTTTGGTATTTCCTATCTAACACAACGTTTCGACTTACCATTAGTAGAACAATCTCTTACCCTGGTTTCTGCCTACAGCACTTACCTAATAACAGAATATTTGGGTGGTTCTGGAGTGATTGGAGTAGTCACCACAGCTTTAATTTTAGGCAACTTTGGCTCACGCATTGGCATGAATCCGCGCACGCGGATCATTGTTACTGAATTTTGGGAATTTTTAGCTTTTTTTGTAAATTCGATTGTTTTTCTCTTAATTGGCGATCAAATTCGCTTTGCTGTCTTAGGAGATAACCTAAAAAGTATTGCAGTCACAATTGTGGCGATGATTGTGGCACGGGCAGTATCTATTTATGCTTTAAGTAATCTTAGCAACTGGTTAGCTAAATCCGAAATTCCTTTATCTGAACAAACTGTATTGACGTGGGGTGGGCTACGCGGCTCTGTCTCCATTGCTCTGGCTTTGAGTGTACCAGCCATACTCCCGCAAAGGGAAGAAATTATTGCCACTGTATTTGGAGTAGTTTTATTTACCCTGTTAGTACAGGGCTTAACCATCCAACCATTATTAGAAAAACTCCAACTTTTAGGTTCGCAACCGCTACGTCAACAATACACCGAAGCAATTGCCCGTCAAGTTGCTCTCCAAAGGGCGCTGGAATATTTAGAAACAGCACCAAACCGTCCGGGAATTGAGCCAGAGTTTTATCGCTACCAGAAGACGCTGCTTTCAGGAGAAATTACCTTTTTGCAAGAAGAAATTGCCAAGTTACTTGATGAATACCCAAATTTGCAAGAATTTTCAACCGAAGAACTGCGAGGGGAATTGCTGGCAATTGAAGCTGATACATACGCTGAGTTTGTCCGCGCAGGTAAGTTAAATAAAGAACTGTCACCTTTTTTGCAAACAAACTATGACAGAGCAGATGGGAAGGAATAA
- a CDS encoding DUF2254 domain-containing protein, with the protein MRNVKLSKLWDQLHSSYWFIPAVMAVVATALAFTMLTLDHTGKAGIDYWWMYTGGADGARRREAACRQTSLLGSVAGSMISVAATAFSITIVALQLAASNFGPRLLRNFMQDTGNQVVLGTFIGTFIYCLLVLRTIHGQGDGYEQFVPQLAVTVGTLLAIVSIGVLIYFIHHASTIIQASHVIGNVSSDLHKTIDRLFPEKIGYSKAQQQVTPSIPVNFEEEACPIRAIATGYLQAIDDQELINIACKYNLLIRLQTRPGKFIVKGSDLVIVFPGEVLNTKLVNEINDAFILGIERTEQQDVEFPIDQLVEIPLRAISPGINDPFTAIRCIDRISAGLCHLVQRDFPSPYRCDRNKKLRIIAEGADFQRLLDRAFNQIRQYGKSDAGVTIRLLETIATIANYTNNSQYCKALRYHADMILQDSNEGLSQEQDRKDVQERYYAVIKSLDCNSAIKNWD; encoded by the coding sequence ATGAGAAACGTTAAATTAAGCAAACTTTGGGATCAGTTGCACTCAAGCTACTGGTTCATCCCAGCAGTAATGGCGGTGGTAGCTACTGCTTTAGCTTTCACAATGCTTACTCTTGACCACACAGGCAAGGCGGGGATTGATTATTGGTGGATGTACACTGGTGGGGCAGATGGAGCGCGTAGACGCGAAGCGGCTTGTCGTCAGACATCGCTTCTCGGATCGGTTGCAGGTTCAATGATTAGCGTTGCTGCGACAGCTTTTTCAATTACAATCGTGGCGCTTCAGCTGGCTGCTTCCAATTTTGGGCCGCGGCTTTTGCGTAATTTTATGCAAGACACTGGTAATCAGGTTGTACTTGGCACATTCATTGGCACTTTTATCTACTGCTTACTAGTACTTCGGACAATTCATGGACAAGGAGATGGATATGAACAGTTTGTACCACAACTTGCAGTCACAGTTGGTACTTTACTCGCCATTGTTAGTATTGGTGTTTTGATTTATTTTATCCATCATGCTTCAACCATCATTCAGGCATCGCACGTAATTGGAAATGTTAGTAGTGATTTACACAAAACTATTGATCGCCTGTTTCCCGAAAAAATTGGATATAGTAAAGCACAGCAGCAGGTAACACCGTCCATCCCAGTTAACTTTGAAGAAGAAGCTTGTCCCATTCGAGCGATTGCCACGGGTTATTTACAAGCAATTGATGACCAAGAACTCATAAATATTGCTTGTAAATACAATCTACTAATACGGCTTCAGACTCGACCGGGAAAATTTATAGTCAAAGGTAGTGATTTAGTTATAGTTTTTCCTGGAGAAGTGTTAAACACAAAACTAGTTAATGAAATTAATGATGCTTTTATTCTGGGCATAGAACGTACAGAACAACAAGATGTAGAGTTTCCCATCGATCAATTAGTAGAAATTCCTCTGCGTGCCATTTCCCCCGGAATCAACGATCCATTTACTGCAATTCGCTGTATTGATAGAATTAGCGCCGGCTTATGTCACTTAGTGCAGAGGGATTTCCCTTCGCCCTACCGTTGCGATCGCAATAAAAAATTACGCATAATTGCCGAAGGAGCAGATTTTCAAAGATTGCTTGACCGTGCCTTTAATCAAATTCGGCAATATGGAAAGTCAGATGCAGGAGTAACTATTCGGTTATTAGAAACTATAGCTACCATTGCCAATTACACAAATAATAGTCAATACTGTAAAGCCTTACGATATCATGCTGACATGATTTTGCAGGACAGTAATGAGGGGCTATCACAAGAACAAGACCGCAAAGATGTACAAGAACGGTATTATGCTGTTATTAAATCTTTAGACTGTAACAGTGCTATTAAAAATTGGGATTAA
- a CDS encoding DUF389 domain-containing protein, with amino-acid sequence MINNIRNRFRGFKRKRVEPSQLKQLVHELLEESSLDATYLILIIGSCAIATFGLLANSTAVIIGAMIIAPLMLPIRGLAFGALIGNINLFRKGVIAVFLGTLLALLISCSIGWIVNLPSFGSEVLSRSKPNLLDLGIAIAAGYISGYAKVNSKISASVAGTAIAVALMPPICVIGLGLAKFNLSLSLGATLLYLTNLLGISLACMLTFLFTGYSPVDRAQKALLWALALTGVLLIPLTVSFTRLVRQAELETHLRKALLNRTVTFQRLELLKTDTNWLSNPPQVRLSVSAQSPVTSKQVSLLESFLEKEIGQRFSLIFEVSQVKEVRGEKSDSPHK; translated from the coding sequence TTGATAAATAATATTCGTAATCGCTTTAGGGGTTTTAAGCGCAAAAGGGTTGAACCATCACAACTAAAACAGTTAGTACATGAATTGTTGGAAGAGTCTAGTCTCGACGCAACATATTTGATTTTGATTATTGGCTCATGTGCGATCGCCACATTTGGTCTACTTGCCAATAGCACTGCTGTAATTATCGGCGCAATGATTATCGCACCTCTAATGTTGCCAATTCGAGGTTTAGCCTTTGGTGCATTAATTGGAAATATTAACCTATTTCGTAAAGGCGTAATAGCAGTATTCTTAGGCACATTACTAGCACTTTTAATTTCTTGCAGTATCGGTTGGATCGTTAATCTACCTAGTTTCGGCAGTGAAGTGCTATCTCGCTCCAAACCTAACCTGCTTGATTTGGGTATTGCGATCGCAGCAGGTTATATCAGTGGCTACGCTAAGGTGAATTCAAAAATATCTGCTAGTGTGGCAGGGACAGCAATAGCTGTTGCCCTTATGCCCCCAATTTGCGTCATCGGTTTAGGTCTAGCAAAATTTAACTTGTCACTCAGCTTAGGAGCGACTTTGCTCTACCTAACGAACCTTTTGGGTATTAGCCTTGCTTGTATGCTGACATTTTTATTCACCGGCTATTCTCCTGTCGATCGCGCCCAAAAAGCACTGCTATGGGCATTGGCGTTAACAGGTGTTTTACTGATACCTTTAACTGTGAGCTTTACCCGATTAGTTAGACAAGCAGAACTCGAAACCCATTTGAGAAAGGCACTCCTGAACCGAACTGTAACTTTTCAACGTTTGGAACTACTAAAAACTGATACTAATTGGCTGAGTAATCCGCCTCAAGTTCGCTTGAGCGTTAGCGCACAATCACCTGTAACATCAAAGCAAGTAAGCCTTTTAGAATCGTTTCTTGAAAAAGAAATTGGGCAACGTTTTTCCCTGATTTTTGAAGTTAGTCAGGTGAAAGAAGTCAGAGGAGAAAAATCAGATTCTCCTCACAAATAA
- a CDS encoding DM13 domain-containing protein: protein MKLRHLFILSLSSLVMVGCVPEVSKNQANKSPIAVNASVPVSSTQAKPLGKSAQSLNSTAIKSGIFVSGEQKTQGKASITTKDGKSFLELDESFKTSESGPDLVVILHRSDNVINSTKPPSYPLKNGDYFIIAPLKKYSGAQTYSIPQNINLADYKSIAIWCRKFNATFGAASLS, encoded by the coding sequence ATGAAATTAAGACATTTATTTATACTGAGCTTGTCTTCTCTTGTTATGGTTGGCTGCGTGCCCGAAGTCTCAAAGAACCAGGCTAATAAAAGTCCTATAGCTGTAAATGCCTCTGTTCCCGTGTCTTCAACTCAGGCGAAACCGTTAGGCAAGTCAGCACAATCTCTAAATTCAACTGCTATTAAGTCAGGCATATTTGTTTCTGGAGAACAAAAAACTCAAGGAAAAGCTAGTATTACCACTAAAGACGGCAAATCATTTCTAGAGCTTGATGAGTCATTTAAAACTTCTGAATCAGGGCCAGATTTAGTAGTAATTTTGCATCGTTCAGATAACGTGATTAATTCAACTAAGCCACCATCGTATCCATTAAAAAATGGAGATTATTTTATCATCGCTCCCCTAAAAAAATATAGTGGCGCTCAAACATATTCCATTCCTCAAAACATTAATTTAGCAGACTACAAATCCATCGCTATCTGGTGTCGCAAGTTTAATGCTACTTTTGGCGCTGCTAGTTTGAGTTAG
- a CDS encoding lipopolysaccharide assembly LapA domain-containing protein — MRILTLLALAIAIAAVTFALQNSAPVAVQFLVWRSLDLSMALILLLTFSFGVLFGFIISLFSAIKGMRKRSELMRKIEQQTDDIEDLNRQLTEANNQLQVLQSTQPQHYLPQDASSNYSSDAYLE, encoded by the coding sequence ATGCGAATACTGACTTTATTAGCATTAGCGATCGCAATCGCAGCTGTGACTTTCGCACTGCAAAACTCAGCCCCGGTAGCAGTACAATTTTTAGTGTGGCGATCGCTAGACTTGTCAATGGCGCTAATACTTCTGCTTACCTTTAGTTTTGGCGTGTTATTTGGCTTCATCATCTCATTATTTTCAGCCATCAAAGGTATGAGAAAAAGGTCTGAACTCATGCGGAAAATCGAACAACAGACCGACGATATTGAAGACCTAAATCGTCAACTAACAGAAGCAAACAATCAACTTCAGGTGCTGCAATCTACACAACCACAACACTATTTACCTCAAGACGCATCGTCAAATTATTCTTCAGATGCCTATCTTGAATGA
- a CDS encoding mechanosensitive ion channel family protein, which yields MNADISALWDRIQGMINGFIVLLPNIVLALIVFAIFFAVARAIKRVVKRLTRDRHQARNLGLVLGRLAQGTILLIGLFVALSIVIPTFRAGDLIQLLGISGVAIGFAFRDILQNFLAGILILLTELFQINDQIVFKDFEGTVENIETRATTIRTYDGRRIVIPNSELFTNSVTVNTAFDSRRLQYDVGIGYGDDIDRAKELMLEALHSVPEVLKDPAPDVLLMELAESTVNIRVRWWINPPRRADDLASRDKVLSTIKKTLVENGIDLPFPTQQILFHDQTEEIDGDRSRQREGWPSGKGKVPKPRNIGDSLRLLAQERSSRDDNGKVGAQINEQ from the coding sequence ATGAATGCAGATATATCCGCACTCTGGGACAGAATCCAGGGAATGATTAACGGATTCATTGTCCTACTGCCGAATATCGTGCTGGCATTGATTGTATTTGCAATCTTCTTCGCGGTGGCTAGAGCGATTAAGAGAGTAGTTAAACGATTAACTCGCGATCGCCATCAAGCTCGGAATCTAGGACTAGTACTGGGACGCTTGGCGCAAGGTACAATACTGTTAATTGGGCTATTTGTTGCTTTGTCGATTGTAATACCGACATTTCGAGCCGGAGATTTGATACAACTACTGGGGATTAGCGGCGTAGCGATCGGCTTTGCCTTTCGTGACATCCTACAAAACTTCTTGGCTGGGATTCTGATCCTCTTGACAGAGCTGTTCCAAATCAATGACCAAATAGTTTTTAAAGACTTTGAAGGAACTGTAGAAAATATTGAGACACGAGCGACAACAATTAGAACTTACGATGGTCGTCGCATTGTCATTCCTAACTCAGAATTGTTCACTAATTCGGTAACTGTAAACACTGCCTTTGACAGTCGCCGACTACAGTATGATGTCGGTATTGGTTACGGCGATGATATAGACCGAGCCAAGGAGTTAATGCTGGAAGCATTGCATAGTGTGCCGGAAGTACTGAAAGATCCTGCACCTGATGTGCTGCTCATGGAACTTGCCGAAAGTACGGTTAATATCCGCGTTCGTTGGTGGATTAACCCGCCACGACGTGCAGATGACCTCGCCTCACGGGACAAGGTGCTTTCTACAATTAAGAAAACGTTAGTTGAAAACGGCATCGATTTACCCTTTCCCACACAGCAAATTTTATTCCATGACCAGACAGAAGAGATAGATGGCGATCGCTCCCGTCAGCGTGAAGGTTGGCCATCTGGTAAAGGCAAAGTACCAAAACCCCGCAACATTGGTGATTCACTCAGGTTACTTGCTCAAGAGCGCTCCTCACGAGATGACAACGGTAAGGTAGGTGCTCAAATCAACGAACAATGA
- a CDS encoding NADPH-dependent FMN reductase: protein MSDSSLFIPVILGTSRQGRQSEHVAKFIVEQVAARDRLETELLDIRNIAIANDDAGEPLKNPQFSATMERADGLIIVVPEYNHGYPGLLKHILDTCLKEYIHKAVGLCGVSAGPFGGTRVIQNLLPVMRELGLMTIFYDLNFSNVQKLFDESGNLIDKPTYIRRMERFMDELVWMSTVLKYGRQEVSLEKKDNIQVNTYASKPCPEIAARMGTDAMDTVLQLSRNAQTGEVKATPIT, encoded by the coding sequence ATGTCAGATTCATCCTTATTTATTCCAGTTATCCTTGGTACTTCTCGTCAAGGTCGCCAGAGTGAACACGTTGCTAAATTTATCGTTGAGCAGGTTGCAGCACGCGATCGCTTAGAAACTGAACTGCTCGATATTAGAAATATAGCGATCGCTAATGATGATGCAGGTGAACCACTCAAAAACCCTCAATTTTCTGCAACTATGGAACGGGCAGATGGATTAATTATCGTTGTACCAGAATATAACCACGGTTATCCGGGTTTACTCAAACATATACTTGACACCTGCCTTAAAGAATACATTCATAAAGCCGTTGGACTGTGCGGCGTTTCCGCAGGCCCCTTTGGTGGTACAAGAGTAATCCAAAACCTCTTACCTGTGATGCGGGAGTTGGGGCTAATGACTATTTTCTATGACCTTAACTTTAGCAACGTTCAAAAATTATTTGATGAGTCGGGTAATTTGATTGACAAACCAACCTACATTCGCCGTATGGAAAGGTTTATGGACGAATTAGTTTGGATGTCAACTGTCTTGAAATATGGGCGACAAGAAGTCAGCTTGGAGAAAAAAGATAATATCCAAGTTAACACCTATGCCAGTAAACCCTGCCCGGAAATAGCTGCTCGGATGGGTACAGATGCAATGGATACCGTCCTGCAACTAAGTCGTAATGCCCAGACTGGTGAAGTGAAAGCTACCCCAATTACTTAA
- a CDS encoding SDR family NAD(P)-dependent oxidoreductase, whose translation MKLEGKVALVTGSSQGIGQGIVLGLAQAGANVVINYRSHPEGAEDTLAKVEAIGGNCHIAQCPKSHGYTLQADLGSVDEVRQLIAESINHFGKLDILVNNAGIEKHAPFWDVTEADYDAVMNVNLKGVFFATQAFVQHLIETKRTGKIININSVHEELPFPNFTAYCASKGGMKMLARNLAVELGALGITINNVAPGAIETPINTKLLNDPEKLGALLKNIPLGRLGQPQDVASLVAFLASDDADYITGSTFFADGGLLWNYQEQ comes from the coding sequence ATGAAGCTAGAAGGAAAAGTTGCCCTAGTAACTGGGAGCAGTCAAGGAATTGGACAAGGAATTGTTCTCGGTCTAGCTCAAGCAGGGGCGAATGTGGTAATTAACTATCGTTCTCACCCAGAAGGAGCAGAGGATACTTTAGCAAAGGTGGAGGCGATTGGTGGTAATTGTCATATAGCTCAGTGTCCAAAATCTCATGGTTATACACTTCAGGCAGATTTGGGTAGTGTTGATGAAGTGCGTCAACTGATTGCAGAAAGTATTAACCATTTCGGCAAGCTAGATATTTTGGTAAATAATGCTGGCATTGAAAAACACGCACCATTTTGGGATGTCACAGAAGCAGATTATGATGCTGTAATGAATGTCAATTTAAAAGGTGTTTTCTTTGCCACTCAAGCCTTTGTACAACACCTGATTGAAACTAAACGAACTGGAAAAATTATTAATATTAATTCGGTGCATGAAGAACTACCATTTCCCAATTTCACAGCTTACTGTGCTAGCAAAGGCGGAATGAAAATGCTCGCTCGTAACTTAGCTGTTGAGTTGGGTGCTTTGGGGATCACGATTAATAATGTTGCACCAGGAGCAATAGAAACTCCGATTAATACTAAGCTGTTGAATGACCCAGAAAAGTTGGGTGCGCTATTAAAAAATATTCCGCTTGGTCGCTTGGGTCAACCACAAGATGTTGCTTCTTTAGTAGCGTTTCTGGCTTCTGACGATGCTGACTACATTACAGGTAGCACCTTCTTTGCGGATGGTGGACTACTTTGGAACTATCAAGAACAGTAG
- the rppB gene encoding two-component system sensor histidine kinase RppB has protein sequence MERNPIFHQTRLRLAAWYTLVMGGILGLSSLGVYSVVAHAYYETIDQGLQSVANALHKSIEPAWQQPGQLQRLNKEFSLELCVAQTNCLPKATAIKKSITEAANPVNYYIRLLDRSGKIFAGGGVEFDKLPITSELQYWQILTDSSGARYREITLPLYTQKQVSGYLQVARSITDLDQHIAYLRLALVLGLPISMIFVGLSSWWLAGRAMQPVYLSYQQMQQFTADAAHEFRTPLAAMYSTIEAAIKLQQEPKYNGVILDVLKRQNRRLSQLVGDLLLLTRIDQKELTGEYQSCCLNNLISDLTEELAFLAVETKVNLSKQVQVSEKLYVMGYEEQLYRLISNLIANAIQATSSGGKVTVFLEKSELYAMIKIQDTGIGIAVEHQQRIFDRFYRVDRNRSRTSGGSGLGLAIAIAIARAHKGNIHVQSQPGLGSTFTVRLPLSS, from the coding sequence ATGGAACGCAATCCCATTTTCCACCAGACTCGGTTGCGGCTGGCAGCTTGGTATACCCTCGTCATGGGCGGTATTTTAGGGCTATCTAGTTTGGGAGTTTATAGTGTGGTTGCCCATGCCTACTATGAAACCATAGACCAGGGATTGCAATCAGTCGCAAATGCACTCCATAAAAGTATTGAACCAGCTTGGCAACAACCCGGACAATTACAACGCCTGAATAAAGAATTTTCTTTAGAATTATGTGTGGCTCAGACAAATTGTTTGCCTAAAGCAACAGCTATTAAAAAATCAATAACAGAGGCGGCGAATCCAGTTAATTACTATATACGCTTATTGGATCGCTCAGGAAAAATTTTTGCTGGTGGAGGCGTGGAATTTGACAAGTTACCGATTACCTCAGAATTACAGTATTGGCAAATCTTAACAGATTCTTCTGGCGCTCGATACCGCGAAATCACTTTACCTTTGTATACTCAAAAACAGGTTTCGGGTTATCTACAAGTGGCGCGTAGTATTACTGATTTAGACCAACATATTGCTTATTTAAGATTAGCTTTGGTGTTGGGATTGCCAATTTCCATGATTTTCGTTGGGTTGTCTAGTTGGTGGTTGGCAGGAAGGGCAATGCAACCTGTATATCTTTCCTACCAACAAATGCAACAATTTACTGCTGATGCTGCCCATGAGTTTCGCACACCTTTAGCAGCAATGTACTCTACTATTGAAGCTGCTATTAAGTTACAGCAAGAACCAAAATACAATGGGGTAATTTTAGATGTACTCAAACGCCAAAATCGGCGCTTATCACAATTAGTTGGAGATTTATTGCTATTAACTAGGATAGACCAAAAAGAACTAACAGGAGAATATCAATCTTGCTGTTTGAATAATTTAATTAGCGATTTAACTGAGGAATTAGCATTTTTGGCAGTAGAAACTAAGGTAAATCTCTCTAAACAGGTGCAAGTCTCAGAAAAACTGTATGTGATGGGATATGAAGAACAGCTTTATCGCTTAATTTCCAACTTAATTGCCAATGCAATTCAAGCTACATCTAGCGGTGGAAAAGTCACGGTTTTTTTAGAAAAAAGTGAGCTTTACGCCATGATTAAAATTCAAGATACAGGAATTGGTATTGCTGTTGAACATCAACAGCGAATTTTTGATCGCTTCTACCGAGTAGATCGCAACCGCTCTCGTACCTCTGGCGGTTCGGGTTTGGGATTAGCCATCGCAATCGCAATCGCCAGAGCGCATAAAGGCAATATTCACGTTCAAAGTCAACCTGGGCTAGGTAGTACATTTACAGTTCGACTTCCTCTTTCATCGTGA
- a CDS encoding ATP-binding protein — MSKADDEEMLLQQPWQRERQIIARLSSLNYRTGEIGSYLHNIACGVSELIAVDWTVVTFCQEGFETILASSLEMSEDTPRVYALHGRLIATVMQIGRTLAVEDAVANPEYGKPAPGYRAYLGIPLQTTEGQVFGTVCSFHRQAREFTKEEIQIVELFAERAATAIDHYHLYQQQCQFNHILETEVEKRTAELQAAQAKLLEQERLAAIGEFAAMIVHEIRNPLTTMIMGLKYFKKTVLTEAALERLSLALSEASRLENLLSEILLYAKPQVLQLCELDVNEFICELLMPMCEMPEALSRQIEFIPALPTVKILGDKDKLKQVFINIVRNACEAVSAGDGIKWEVDSSSPDKICINVCNGGEPIPSEALSKLTQPFFSTKPSGTGLGLAISKRIVNAHGGELSIESDTVTGTKVSVQLPLVVLGSL; from the coding sequence ATGAGCAAAGCCGATGATGAAGAAATGTTGTTGCAACAGCCTTGGCAGAGGGAACGGCAGATAATAGCACGTTTGTCCTCTTTGAACTATCGCACTGGTGAGATAGGTAGCTATTTACATAACATTGCCTGTGGAGTCAGCGAACTGATTGCAGTTGATTGGACGGTTGTTACCTTTTGCCAAGAAGGGTTTGAAACTATTCTAGCGAGTAGTCTGGAAATGTCCGAAGATACACCTCGTGTTTATGCACTGCATGGTAGATTGATTGCTACAGTTATGCAAATTGGGCGCACATTAGCTGTTGAGGATGCTGTGGCTAATCCAGAATATGGTAAACCTGCGCCAGGTTATCGAGCATATTTAGGTATACCCTTGCAAACTACCGAAGGTCAAGTCTTCGGTACTGTTTGCTCTTTTCATCGGCAAGCAAGGGAATTTACCAAAGAAGAAATCCAAATTGTGGAATTGTTCGCCGAACGTGCTGCTACTGCGATCGACCATTACCATCTTTACCAGCAGCAGTGCCAATTTAATCATATCCTGGAGACTGAGGTAGAAAAACGCACCGCAGAACTACAAGCAGCCCAAGCCAAGCTTTTAGAACAGGAACGGTTGGCAGCTATTGGTGAATTTGCGGCGATGATTGTGCATGAAATTCGCAATCCACTAACAACAATGATTATGGGATTGAAGTATTTTAAAAAAACTGTTTTGACTGAAGCGGCTCTTGAGCGATTATCGCTGGCACTTAGTGAGGCTAGTCGGTTAGAAAATCTGCTGAGTGAAATTTTGCTTTATGCCAAACCCCAGGTATTGCAACTGTGTGAATTGGATGTGAATGAATTTATTTGTGAATTACTGATGCCAATGTGCGAGATGCCAGAAGCGCTCTCACGGCAAATCGAATTTATTCCAGCGTTACCTACAGTCAAAATCTTAGGAGATAAAGATAAGCTAAAACAAGTGTTTATTAATATTGTTCGCAATGCTTGTGAGGCAGTCTCAGCAGGAGATGGGATTAAATGGGAAGTGGATAGTTCGTCTCCTGATAAAATCTGCATTAATGTCTGCAATGGTGGTGAGCCAATTCCTTCAGAGGCTTTGTCAAAGCTAACGCAGCCGTTCTTTTCCACAAAACCAAGCGGTACTGGGTTGGGGCTTGCCATTAGCAAACGTATTGTCAATGCTCATGGTGGAGAATTATCTATTGAATCTGACACCGTGACAGGTACTAAAGTCAGTGTTCAATTACCTCTAGTTGTTCTTGGGAGCCTTTAA